A window of Thermincola ferriacetica contains these coding sequences:
- a CDS encoding demethoxyubiquinone hydroxylase family protein, whose product MNNQEVIAKLNWFYSLEVHQVDIYKTQSNLVNDEYLSRALRKFSDIEQTHVENIARLIERLGGTPTVIGEVVGEIFGKISGRIVTITGLENQLKFNIALEKKAMEDYKDLILKAGREDIFETLWNNLLDEDLHTAWMVNKIEELAKNQSLKV is encoded by the coding sequence TTGAATAATCAAGAAGTGATAGCAAAGTTAAACTGGTTTTATTCCTTGGAAGTACACCAGGTAGACATTTATAAGACACAAAGTAATTTGGTGAATGACGAATATCTGTCAAGGGCATTGCGGAAGTTTTCAGATATTGAGCAAACCCATGTTGAAAATATAGCACGCCTCATAGAACGTTTGGGGGGAACGCCCACGGTAATAGGTGAAGTTGTTGGAGAAATTTTTGGCAAAATATCAGGGAGAATTGTCACCATAACAGGCCTGGAGAACCAGCTAAAGTTCAATATAGCTCTGGAGAAAAAGGCCATGGAGGATTATAAAGATTTAATCCTTAAGGCGGGCCGGGAAGATATTTTCGAGACCCTTTGGAACAACCTGCTTGATGAAGACCTTCATACAGCTTGGATGGTTAACAAAATAGAAGAATTGGCCAAAAATCAATCGTTGAAAGTATAA
- the sleB gene encoding spore cortex-lytic enzyme, with protein sequence MKNKKVLILSIVLATLFSGTLFCVHLFAQPATLYWGSKGSDVIKLQTRLKDWGYFKGPVDGVFGAATSRAVKNFQRKHGLTPDGVVGPATWRALGISAFSRGSNYTPSRGVSNRDEITLLARVINAEAGAEPYEGKVAVGAVILNRVESPSFPNTLAGVIYQPGAFESVSNGTINKPPSKESLRAAQDAMNGWDPVYGALYFWNPGKPVNKWIWSRKIIQRIGDHVFAR encoded by the coding sequence ATGAAAAACAAAAAGGTGTTGATATTGTCAATAGTGCTTGCAACCCTTTTCAGTGGCACGCTTTTTTGTGTCCATTTATTTGCCCAGCCGGCAACTTTGTACTGGGGGAGCAAAGGCTCAGATGTAATTAAGCTGCAGACTCGTTTGAAGGATTGGGGTTATTTTAAAGGCCCGGTAGATGGCGTTTTTGGTGCAGCGACGTCCAGGGCCGTAAAGAATTTCCAGAGAAAACACGGTCTTACTCCTGATGGGGTAGTAGGGCCGGCCACCTGGCGGGCGTTGGGTATTTCTGCTTTTTCCAGAGGCAGCAACTATACTCCGTCGCGTGGGGTATCCAACCGTGACGAAATAACCTTGTTGGCCAGAGTTATCAACGCCGAAGCCGGAGCGGAGCCTTATGAAGGTAAAGTGGCTGTGGGCGCTGTAATATTAAATCGGGTGGAAAGCCCTTCGTTTCCCAATACGCTGGCTGGCGTAATATATCAACCAGGGGCCTTTGAATCGGTTTCTAACGGAACTATCAACAAGCCGCCCAGCAAAGAATCTTTAAGGGCAGCGCAAGATGCCATGAATGGATGGGACCCCGTTTATGGCGCCCTTTACTTCTGGAATCCTGGCAAACCGGTGAATAAATGGATTTGGTCCAGAAAAATTATTCAAAGAATCGGCGACCACGTCTTTGCCCGGTAA
- the ypeB gene encoding germination protein YpeB, with product MREISRRTWLLTVLTAGLLVVGTGYWGYTQHQYKQRLLTYLNNRNQKAFFEMVSQVENMEVLLAKSIASGSPHQRSLLFSNLWMQANGAQNNLGTLPLAHFQVARTAKFLNQVGDFAYALAKKDPDKQQITASEERKLAQLHREAGYLAVELQRIRAKAVEGLLTWGEVENQAPKLKKAGLTGISAGFEKIDGQMQKFPTLIYDGPFSDHIEQKAPKGLTGAVVSATEAKNIAAQYLAKGNKPLFRPVRVRSVTGKIPAYRVYFDPAAGTGPNAVVDVSKKGGHVVMLMVNRDTGGKTFSLRQAENKADGYLKSRGLIDMVPTYSLVQGNNAVISYAYRQKGVLIYPDLIKVKVALDNGDILGLDTLGFLMSHHKRNLPQPKISQAEARRAVNPNLKIREARLAVIPTDTLGEKLVYEFKGKLNGDTFIVYINAMDGTEEKVLKVIETKDGPMTM from the coding sequence TTGAGGGAAATTTCACGTCGGACATGGTTATTAACGGTTTTGACAGCAGGCCTTTTGGTGGTTGGAACGGGTTATTGGGGATATACACAACACCAATATAAACAAAGGCTGCTGACCTATCTTAACAACCGTAATCAAAAAGCCTTTTTTGAAATGGTCAGTCAGGTGGAAAACATGGAAGTCCTCCTGGCCAAAAGCATAGCCAGCGGATCGCCGCACCAAAGAAGCCTATTGTTTTCCAACCTCTGGATGCAAGCCAACGGAGCCCAAAACAACCTGGGCACCTTGCCCCTAGCGCATTTCCAGGTTGCTAGGACAGCGAAATTTTTGAACCAGGTTGGCGATTTTGCCTATGCTCTGGCTAAAAAAGACCCGGATAAACAGCAAATTACCGCCAGTGAAGAAAGAAAGCTGGCTCAACTGCACAGGGAAGCGGGTTACCTGGCCGTTGAACTCCAGCGAATAAGAGCTAAGGCGGTAGAAGGGCTGCTGACCTGGGGTGAAGTTGAAAACCAGGCGCCCAAGTTGAAGAAAGCCGGTCTGACCGGCATTAGTGCCGGTTTTGAGAAAATAGATGGGCAGATGCAAAAATTCCCCACTTTAATTTATGATGGTCCCTTTTCAGACCACATAGAACAAAAAGCGCCAAAGGGACTGACGGGAGCGGTTGTTTCAGCGACGGAAGCCAAGAACATCGCTGCACAGTACCTGGCCAAAGGGAATAAACCGCTATTTAGGCCTGTCCGTGTCAGAAGCGTAACAGGAAAAATTCCTGCCTACCGGGTTTATTTTGACCCGGCTGCCGGGACAGGCCCAAATGCCGTAGTAGATGTCAGCAAAAAAGGCGGCCATGTGGTTATGTTGATGGTTAATCGGGACACCGGAGGTAAGACTTTTTCACTCCGACAGGCGGAAAATAAAGCGGATGGTTATTTGAAAAGCAGAGGTTTAATCGACATGGTGCCTACTTATTCATTAGTGCAAGGAAACAATGCAGTAATTTCTTACGCGTACCGGCAGAAAGGCGTGTTAATTTACCCGGACCTGATAAAAGTTAAAGTGGCTCTGGATAATGGCGATATACTTGGGTTGGATACGCTGGGATTTCTAATGTCTCATCATAAGCGCAACCTGCCGCAACCTAAAATTAGTCAGGCGGAAGCTCGAAGGGCGGTAAACCCCAATTTAAAAATCCGGGAAGCGAGGCTGGCGGTTATACCGACAGATACTCTTGGCGAGAAGCTGGTTTACGAATTCAAAGGAAAACTTAACGGCGACACTTTTATAGTTTATATAAATGCCATGGACGGTACGGAAGAAAAAGTATTGAAAGTAATAGAAACCAAAGACGGTCCTATGACCATGTAA
- a CDS encoding transglycosylase domain-containing protein: protein MKIKKLLFLTLSLMTLLFLFLSGCTVGPRLPEPRFNQGSKVYDTNGKLITTLFKEKRTTVKLKEVSPITRQAIIAVEDSRFYQHHGISFTGIARAAWKNLRAGEVIEGGSTITQQTAKNLFLGNERTFSRKFLEFWYAIQLERKYSKDEILEMYLNQIYFGEGAYGIEEAAQTYFGKPASQLDLAESAMLAGLPKAPSKYSPFVNWQAAKNRQKIVLGRMVETKVINQTQADEAYREELHLNSNRKPASRAPYFINEIVKYVTDKYEDGAKLLYTGGLKIETTLDLEAQKAAETAFLKRLQGRDPDLEGGLVALDPKTGYVLAMVGGKDYATSKFNRALQALRQPGSAFKPFVYTAALEQGYTAATTLTCEPVEFRTNSGIYKPTDFGSQQYHYRPFTLKEAVTVSDNVIAVKLAGQVGPQNAVNVAKKMGINSSLRPYISIALGTSEVNPLEMAAAYAAFANGGFRIKPVFIKKITDSQGRVLEKNLPSRTRVLDEKIAYIMTDMLKSVVQPGGTASIVSSILPRPAAGKTGTTQNYADAWFVGYTPELVAAVYIGYDNNRKSVGSTGGRLAAPIWAEFAARALKDRPVQDFPKPPGVVEKTICADTGLLATPYSEKTIKAFFIQGTEPTQYCPIHGGLTENLPFGGKQQEEKNVEDFFQMPRRFPRGRKFLEWFFNQAF, encoded by the coding sequence TTGAAAATTAAGAAACTACTATTCCTAACTTTATCCTTAATGACTTTACTCTTCTTATTTCTCTCTGGCTGCACCGTCGGACCACGGTTGCCGGAACCCAGGTTTAACCAGGGTTCCAAGGTCTATGATACCAACGGTAAGCTGATTACCACTCTTTTTAAGGAAAAAAGAACTACCGTCAAACTGAAGGAAGTCTCTCCGATTACCCGCCAAGCTATTATAGCCGTTGAGGACAGCCGGTTTTATCAACATCACGGCATTAGCTTTACCGGTATTGCCAGGGCTGCCTGGAAAAACCTCCGGGCCGGCGAAGTTATAGAAGGCGGCAGCACAATAACCCAGCAAACAGCTAAAAATCTCTTTCTGGGTAATGAACGCACATTTAGTCGCAAATTCCTGGAGTTTTGGTATGCAATTCAGTTGGAAAGAAAGTATTCGAAAGATGAAATTCTGGAAATGTATCTCAACCAGATCTATTTCGGTGAAGGCGCTTACGGAATCGAAGAAGCGGCGCAAACCTATTTCGGCAAACCGGCCAGTCAACTGGACCTTGCCGAAAGCGCCATGCTGGCGGGATTGCCGAAAGCTCCCAGCAAATATTCTCCCTTTGTTAACTGGCAAGCAGCCAAAAACAGGCAGAAAATCGTTTTAGGCAGGATGGTTGAAACGAAGGTTATCAATCAAACACAGGCTGACGAAGCCTACAGAGAAGAACTGCACTTAAACAGCAACCGGAAACCAGCCAGCCGGGCGCCTTACTTTATCAATGAAATTGTTAAATATGTTACTGACAAATACGAAGACGGCGCCAAACTGTTGTATACCGGGGGACTGAAGATTGAAACCACGCTGGACCTTGAAGCGCAAAAAGCTGCAGAAACTGCTTTTTTAAAGCGCTTGCAAGGTCGGGATCCGGACCTTGAAGGAGGTCTGGTTGCTTTAGACCCTAAAACCGGGTATGTCCTGGCTATGGTAGGCGGCAAAGACTATGCAACTTCTAAATTCAACCGGGCTCTGCAGGCTTTGCGGCAGCCGGGCTCGGCCTTCAAGCCTTTTGTTTACACAGCCGCTTTGGAACAGGGTTACACGGCCGCAACCACCCTTACCTGCGAACCGGTGGAATTCCGTACAAACAGCGGGATATATAAACCGACAGATTTTGGTTCTCAGCAGTACCACTACAGACCCTTTACTTTAAAAGAGGCTGTTACCGTCTCCGATAATGTAATCGCAGTCAAACTGGCCGGCCAGGTAGGCCCTCAAAATGCGGTAAATGTGGCCAAAAAAATGGGCATTAACAGTTCTTTACGGCCTTATATCTCCATCGCCCTGGGCACTTCCGAAGTAAACCCGCTGGAAATGGCTGCGGCTTATGCGGCCTTTGCCAACGGCGGCTTTAGAATCAAACCGGTTTTCATTAAAAAAATTACTGATAGCCAGGGCCGGGTATTGGAAAAGAACCTGCCTTCCAGGACCCGTGTTCTCGATGAAAAGATTGCTTATATAATGACCGATATGCTAAAAAGTGTTGTCCAGCCCGGCGGAACAGCCAGTATCGTCAGTTCCATCCTGCCCCGGCCGGCAGCCGGAAAAACAGGTACCACCCAAAACTACGCCGATGCCTGGTTTGTCGGATACACGCCGGAATTAGTAGCGGCTGTCTATATTGGTTACGATAACAACCGTAAATCCGTCGGCAGTACAGGGGGCCGCCTCGCTGCTCCCATATGGGCCGAGTTTGCCGCAAGGGCCCTGAAGGACAGACCGGTCCAAGACTTTCCAAAACCTCCCGGTGTTGTGGAAAAAACAATTTGCGCAGATACAGGGCTCCTGGCCACCCCTTACTCGGAAAAAACAATTAAAGCATTTTTTATCCAGGGCACGGAACCCACTCAATATTGCCCAATTCACGGAGGGTTGACAGAAAACCTGCCTTTTGGCGGCAAACAACAGGAAGAAAAAAATGTAGAAGACTTTTTCCAAATGCCCAGACGCTTCCCCAGAGGCAGAAAGTTCCTGGAATGGTTCTTTAATCAGGCTTTTTGA
- a CDS encoding two-component system sensor histidine kinase NtrB, with protein sequence MKRVVIIDVFGKLKLAKWRLMGDKIDVMYLTQLPDPEQIISEAPGLILMHLNGSPKITFLFSQIREIAPYIPVITVVKNEDEQLIKYVFSKGAKAVLFLPLDLPKLSYICTKELAAFYERRHGQESGKEVSPPAEKGTLANLKGRYGPSSGELVFNQLDIGVVYIGLNGKIITANKAFKKMMDLENTEIEGYTLAELATIKASPFWHTLRDMAEDCLQKESGIKNMEISLRSAQGGTIYGKVAVNSVPGENGLQAGVLATIIPCDFLKASDADMARSEKLAVAGQLAAGAVHEIKNPLTSVRGFIQLLQQELSGNPKAEYIDIIIAEIDRVNNIVNEFLKLAKPAVPKRSSCSITALFEEIRVLMESEAFLKNVIIEENFCHLPSVNIDKEQIKQVLINIIQNSFDAMPQGGRLTIHAEPLETEKKIKIQFNDTGCGMDKETQSRIFEPFFTTKEQGTGLGLAVSQQIIESHGGQIEIDSEPGVGTTTVIFLPY encoded by the coding sequence TTGAAGCGTGTAGTTATCATCGATGTTTTCGGGAAATTAAAACTTGCCAAATGGCGGTTGATGGGTGACAAAATCGATGTAATGTATTTAACCCAATTACCGGATCCCGAACAAATTATATCAGAAGCACCCGGTTTAATATTAATGCACCTCAATGGTTCCCCAAAAATAACTTTTCTGTTTAGCCAAATCAGAGAAATTGCTCCCTATATACCTGTTATTACAGTAGTGAAAAATGAAGATGAACAGTTAATTAAATATGTCTTCTCGAAAGGGGCCAAGGCCGTTTTATTCCTGCCGCTGGATCTGCCTAAGTTAAGTTACATTTGTACAAAAGAGCTTGCGGCTTTTTATGAAAGGCGCCATGGACAGGAATCAGGAAAAGAAGTTTCTCCGCCCGCTGAAAAAGGGACCCTGGCAAATCTTAAGGGCAGATATGGACCCTCCAGTGGAGAACTTGTTTTCAACCAACTGGATATAGGTGTTGTATACATAGGGTTAAATGGTAAAATTATTACTGCCAATAAAGCTTTTAAGAAAATGATGGATTTGGAAAATACAGAGATAGAGGGCTATACCTTAGCAGAATTGGCAACTATTAAGGCCAGTCCATTCTGGCATACCCTAAGGGATATGGCAGAGGACTGTTTACAAAAGGAAAGCGGAATTAAAAATATGGAAATTAGCTTACGGTCGGCCCAAGGAGGGACCATTTACGGAAAAGTGGCAGTAAATAGTGTTCCAGGTGAAAATGGCCTACAGGCAGGGGTTTTGGCAACCATTATTCCGTGTGACTTTCTTAAAGCATCCGATGCCGATATGGCGCGTTCGGAAAAACTGGCCGTAGCCGGTCAATTGGCTGCCGGGGCTGTACATGAGATTAAAAATCCTCTTACTTCTGTCAGGGGTTTTATACAATTACTGCAGCAGGAATTGTCCGGTAATCCGAAAGCAGAATATATTGATATTATAATTGCCGAAATAGACCGGGTGAACAATATTGTTAACGAGTTCTTGAAGCTGGCTAAACCGGCTGTACCAAAGAGAAGCTCCTGTTCGATAACGGCCTTGTTTGAAGAAATTAGGGTACTTATGGAGAGCGAGGCCTTTTTGAAGAACGTAATTATAGAAGAAAACTTTTGCCACCTTCCTTCCGTTAACATTGATAAGGAGCAGATAAAACAGGTTCTCATTAATATTATTCAAAACTCCTTTGATGCCATGCCGCAAGGCGGGCGCTTGACAATTCACGCCGAGCCTTTGGAAACAGAAAAGAAGATAAAAATTCAGTTTAATGATACCGGCTGTGGTATGGACAAAGAAACTCAGAGCAGAATATTTGAACCCTTTTTTACAACCAAAGAGCAGGGAACCGGTCTGGGCCTTGCCGTTTCACAACAAATTATAGAAAGCCACGGTGGGCAAATAGAAATAGACAGCGAACCCGGTGTTGGGACAACCACCGTTATCTTCCTGCCATATTGA